Proteins encoded in a region of the Phacochoerus africanus isolate WHEZ1 chromosome 8, ROS_Pafr_v1, whole genome shotgun sequence genome:
- the DSC2 gene encoding desmocollin-2 isoform X1: MAPARSTGCLSGALCWQLLLTLSILTFACDACKTVTLHVPSKLDAEKFIGRVNLKECFKSANLIHSSDPDFQILEDGSIYTTNAILLSSEKRTFTILLSNTENQEEKTIPVLLEHQTKILKQRHSQEKVLRRAKRRWAPIPCSVPENSLGPFPLFLQQIQSDTAQNYTIYYSIRGPGVDKEPLNLFYVERDTGNLFCTRPVDREEYESFELVAFATTPDGYTPEYPLTLVIRIEDENDNYPIFTETTYTFKVSENCRVGTTVGQVCATDKDEPDTLHTRLRYSIIEQLPASPTLFFMHPTTGVITTTSSQLDRELMDKYQLKIKVQDMDGQYFGLHTTSNCVINIEDANDHLPTFTRSSYVASVEENRIDVEILRIAVEDKDLINTANWRANFTILKGNENGNFKIVTDPKTNEGILCVVKPLNYEEKQQMTLQIGVVNEAPYVGSARSAMNTATVTVNVENQDEGPECSPAVQTIRIKENSPVRTKVNGYKAYDPETSSSGDIRYKKLSDPEGWVTVDENSGSIVILRSLDREAETIRNGIYNITILASDKDGRTCTGTLGIVLEDVNDNGPFIPQSRVIICKSTMASAEIVAVDPDEPIHGPPFDFALDGVSDPDVFRMWRLTKINDTAARLSYQNDPQFGQYTVPVRVTDRLGQSRITQLDVVLCDCITVNDCDIRASPIGGNGGVILGTWAILAILLGIALLFCILFTLVCGATGTAKKPKVFPDDLAQQNLIVSNTEAPGDDKVYSTSGFTTHTMGGSAQGICGTMGSGVKNGGQETIEMVKGGHQTLESCQGAGHHHTLESCRGGGQHTLDSCRGGQVETDHCKYTCSEWYSYTQPRLGEKVRLCNQDDSHAHAQDYVLTYKYEGRGSAAGSVGCCSERQEEDGLEFLDHLEPKFRTLAETCMKR; encoded by the exons atcttaaCATTTGCCTGTGATGCCTGCAAAACGGTGACACTACATGTTCCCTCTAAACTGGATGCTGAAAAATTTATTGGTAGAG TTAACCTGAAGGAGTGCTTTAAATCTGCAAATCTAATTCATTCAAGCGATCCTGATTTCCAAATTTTAGAAGATGGTTCCATCTATACAACAAATGCTATTCTTTTGTCCTCAGAGAAGAGAACTTTTACCATATTACTTTCCAACACAGAGAACCAAGAAGAGAAGACAATACCTGTCCTTTTAGAGCATCAAACAAAG ATTCTAAAGCAAAGGCATTCTCAAGAAAAAGTTCTAAGACGTGCCAAGAGAAGATGGGCTCCTATTCCTTGTTCAGTGCCTGAGAATTCCTTGGGTCCTTTCCCACTTTTTCTTCAACAG ATTCAATCTGATACGGCACAGAACTACACTATTTACTATTCCATAAGAGGACCTGGAGTGGACAAAGAACCTCTAAATTTATTTTACGTAGAGAGAGATACTGGAAACCTGTTTTGTACTCGTCCTGTAGATCGTGAAGAATATGAATCTTTTGAG CTAGTTGCCTTTGCAACGACTCCAGATGGATATACTCCAGAATATCCACTGACCCTTGTAATCAGAATTGAGGATGAAAATGATAACTACCCAATTTTTACAGAAACAACGTACACTTTTAAAGTTTCTGAAAATTGCAGAGTTG GTACGACTGTGGGACAAGTATGTGCAACTGACAAAGACGAGCCTGACACGCTGCACACGCGTCTAAGGTACTCCATCATTGAGCAGCTGCCAGCATCACCCACCCTCTTTTTTATGCATCCAACTACAGGCGTGATCACCACAACATCATCTCAGCTAGACAGAGAG CTAATGGATAAAtaccagttaaaaataaaagtacaagaCATGGATGGTCAGTATTTTGGTTTGCACACAACTTCAAATTGCGTCATTAATATTGAAGATGCTAATGACCACTTGCCAACATTCACTCGTTCTTCT tatGTGGCATCAGTAGAGGAAAATAGGATTGACGTGGAAATCCTACGTATTGCTGTCGAAGATAAGGATTTAATTAATACTGCTAATTGGAGAgctaattttaccattttaaagggcaatgaaaatggaaattttaaaattgtaacagATCCCAAAACCAATGAAGGAATTCTGTGTGTGGTTAAG CCACTGAATTATGAGGAAAAACAGCAGATGACCCTGCAAATTGGTGTAGTTAATGAAGCTCCATATGTTGGTAGTGCAAGATCAGCTATGAACACAGCGACAGTCACCGTTAATGTAGAAAATCAGGATGAaggccctgagtgcagccctgcAGTGCAAACGATTCGAATTAAAGAAAATTCACCAGTGAGAACAAAGGTCAATGGATATAAAGCATATGACCCAGAAACAAGCAGTAGCGGTGACATAAG GTATAAGAAATTAAGTGATCCAGAAGGGTGGGTCACTGTTGATGAAAACTCAGGATCAATTGTAATTTTAAGAAGCCTGGATAGAGAAGCAGAGACCATCAGAAATGGTATATATAATATTACAATCCTTGCTTCAGACAAAG ATGGGAGAACATGTACTGGGACACTGGGGATTGTACTGGAGGACGTGAATGATAATGGCCCGTTCATACCTCAATCGAGAGTGATAATCTGTAAAAGCACCATGGCATCAGCGGAGATTGTTGCTGTAGACCCTGATGAACCCATACATGGCCCACCCTTCGACTTCGCTTTGGATGGTGTTTCTGATCCAGATGTATTTAGAATGTGGAGACTGACAAAAATTAACG atacAGCAGCACGTCTTTCCTATCAGAATGACCCCCAGTTTGGACAATACACAGTACCTGTCAGAGTTACGGATAGACTTGGCCAGTCACGCATCACTCAGTTAGACGTTGTATTATGTGACTGTATTACTGTAAATGACTGTGACATTCGTGCAAGTCCGATTGGTGGCAACGGAGGAGTGATACTTGGAACATGGGCCATCCTTGCAATATTATTGGGCATAGCATTGCTATTTT GTATCCTGTTTACCTTAGTCTGTGGGGCTACtgggacagccaaaaaaccaaaagtaTTCCCTGATGATTTAGCCCAGCAGAACCTCATCGTGTCAAACACTGAAGCTCCAGGCGATGACAAAGTG TATTCCACGAGTGGTTTCACCACCCATACCATGGGCGGTTCTGCCCAGGGAATTTGTGGCACCATGGGATCTGGAGTGAAAAATGGAGGACAGGAGACGATTGAAATGGTGAAAGGAGGGCACCAGACCTTGGAGTCCTGCCAGGGGGCTGGGCATCACCACACCCTGGAATCGTGTCGGGGAGGTGGACAGCACACCCTGGATTCCTGCAGAGGAGGACAAGTAGAGACGGACCACTGCAAATACACTTGCTCCGAGTGGTACAGTTACACGCAGCCCCGTCTTGGCGAA AAGGTCCGGCTGTGTAATCAGGATGACAGTCATGCGCACGCTCAAGACTATGTCCTTACATATAAATATGAAGGAAGAGGATCAGCAGCTGGTTCTGTGGGTTGTTGCAGTGAACGGCAAGAAGAAGATGGGCTTGAGTTTTTGGATCATTTGGAACCCAAATTTAGGACACTAGCAGAAACATGCATGAAGAGATGA
- the DSC2 gene encoding desmocollin-2 isoform X2, with protein sequence MAPARSTGCLSGALCWQLLLTLSILTFACDACKTVTLHVPSKLDAEKFIGRVNLKECFKSANLIHSSDPDFQILEDGSIYTTNAILLSSEKRTFTILLSNTENQEEKTIPVLLEHQTKILKQRHSQEKVLRRAKRRWAPIPCSVPENSLGPFPLFLQQIQSDTAQNYTIYYSIRGPGVDKEPLNLFYVERDTGNLFCTRPVDREEYESFELVAFATTPDGYTPEYPLTLVIRIEDENDNYPIFTETTYTFKVSENCRVGTTVGQVCATDKDEPDTLHTRLRYSIIEQLPASPTLFFMHPTTGVITTTSSQLDRELMDKYQLKIKVQDMDGQYFGLHTTSNCVINIEDANDHLPTFTRSSYVASVEENRIDVEILRIAVEDKDLINTANWRANFTILKGNENGNFKIVTDPKTNEGILCVVKPLNYEEKQQMTLQIGVVNEAPYVGSARSAMNTATVTVNVENQDEGPECSPAVQTIRIKENSPVRTKVNGYKAYDPETSSSGDIRYKKLSDPEGWVTVDENSGSIVILRSLDREAETIRNGIYNITILASDKDGRTCTGTLGIVLEDVNDNGPFIPQSRVIICKSTMASAEIVAVDPDEPIHGPPFDFALDGVSDPDVFRMWRLTKINDTAARLSYQNDPQFGQYTVPVRVTDRLGQSRITQLDVVLCDCITVNDCDIRASPIGGNGGVILGTWAILAILLGIALLFCILFTLVCGATGTAKKPKVFPDDLAQQNLIVSNTEAPGDDKVYSTSGFTTHTMGGSAQGICGTMGSGVKNGGQETIEMVKGGHQTLESCQGAGHHHTLESCRGGGQHTLDSCRGGQVETDHCKYTCSEWYSYTQPRLGEESIRGHTLIKN encoded by the exons atcttaaCATTTGCCTGTGATGCCTGCAAAACGGTGACACTACATGTTCCCTCTAAACTGGATGCTGAAAAATTTATTGGTAGAG TTAACCTGAAGGAGTGCTTTAAATCTGCAAATCTAATTCATTCAAGCGATCCTGATTTCCAAATTTTAGAAGATGGTTCCATCTATACAACAAATGCTATTCTTTTGTCCTCAGAGAAGAGAACTTTTACCATATTACTTTCCAACACAGAGAACCAAGAAGAGAAGACAATACCTGTCCTTTTAGAGCATCAAACAAAG ATTCTAAAGCAAAGGCATTCTCAAGAAAAAGTTCTAAGACGTGCCAAGAGAAGATGGGCTCCTATTCCTTGTTCAGTGCCTGAGAATTCCTTGGGTCCTTTCCCACTTTTTCTTCAACAG ATTCAATCTGATACGGCACAGAACTACACTATTTACTATTCCATAAGAGGACCTGGAGTGGACAAAGAACCTCTAAATTTATTTTACGTAGAGAGAGATACTGGAAACCTGTTTTGTACTCGTCCTGTAGATCGTGAAGAATATGAATCTTTTGAG CTAGTTGCCTTTGCAACGACTCCAGATGGATATACTCCAGAATATCCACTGACCCTTGTAATCAGAATTGAGGATGAAAATGATAACTACCCAATTTTTACAGAAACAACGTACACTTTTAAAGTTTCTGAAAATTGCAGAGTTG GTACGACTGTGGGACAAGTATGTGCAACTGACAAAGACGAGCCTGACACGCTGCACACGCGTCTAAGGTACTCCATCATTGAGCAGCTGCCAGCATCACCCACCCTCTTTTTTATGCATCCAACTACAGGCGTGATCACCACAACATCATCTCAGCTAGACAGAGAG CTAATGGATAAAtaccagttaaaaataaaagtacaagaCATGGATGGTCAGTATTTTGGTTTGCACACAACTTCAAATTGCGTCATTAATATTGAAGATGCTAATGACCACTTGCCAACATTCACTCGTTCTTCT tatGTGGCATCAGTAGAGGAAAATAGGATTGACGTGGAAATCCTACGTATTGCTGTCGAAGATAAGGATTTAATTAATACTGCTAATTGGAGAgctaattttaccattttaaagggcaatgaaaatggaaattttaaaattgtaacagATCCCAAAACCAATGAAGGAATTCTGTGTGTGGTTAAG CCACTGAATTATGAGGAAAAACAGCAGATGACCCTGCAAATTGGTGTAGTTAATGAAGCTCCATATGTTGGTAGTGCAAGATCAGCTATGAACACAGCGACAGTCACCGTTAATGTAGAAAATCAGGATGAaggccctgagtgcagccctgcAGTGCAAACGATTCGAATTAAAGAAAATTCACCAGTGAGAACAAAGGTCAATGGATATAAAGCATATGACCCAGAAACAAGCAGTAGCGGTGACATAAG GTATAAGAAATTAAGTGATCCAGAAGGGTGGGTCACTGTTGATGAAAACTCAGGATCAATTGTAATTTTAAGAAGCCTGGATAGAGAAGCAGAGACCATCAGAAATGGTATATATAATATTACAATCCTTGCTTCAGACAAAG ATGGGAGAACATGTACTGGGACACTGGGGATTGTACTGGAGGACGTGAATGATAATGGCCCGTTCATACCTCAATCGAGAGTGATAATCTGTAAAAGCACCATGGCATCAGCGGAGATTGTTGCTGTAGACCCTGATGAACCCATACATGGCCCACCCTTCGACTTCGCTTTGGATGGTGTTTCTGATCCAGATGTATTTAGAATGTGGAGACTGACAAAAATTAACG atacAGCAGCACGTCTTTCCTATCAGAATGACCCCCAGTTTGGACAATACACAGTACCTGTCAGAGTTACGGATAGACTTGGCCAGTCACGCATCACTCAGTTAGACGTTGTATTATGTGACTGTATTACTGTAAATGACTGTGACATTCGTGCAAGTCCGATTGGTGGCAACGGAGGAGTGATACTTGGAACATGGGCCATCCTTGCAATATTATTGGGCATAGCATTGCTATTTT GTATCCTGTTTACCTTAGTCTGTGGGGCTACtgggacagccaaaaaaccaaaagtaTTCCCTGATGATTTAGCCCAGCAGAACCTCATCGTGTCAAACACTGAAGCTCCAGGCGATGACAAAGTG TATTCCACGAGTGGTTTCACCACCCATACCATGGGCGGTTCTGCCCAGGGAATTTGTGGCACCATGGGATCTGGAGTGAAAAATGGAGGACAGGAGACGATTGAAATGGTGAAAGGAGGGCACCAGACCTTGGAGTCCTGCCAGGGGGCTGGGCATCACCACACCCTGGAATCGTGTCGGGGAGGTGGACAGCACACCCTGGATTCCTGCAGAGGAGGACAAGTAGAGACGGACCACTGCAAATACACTTGCTCCGAGTGGTACAGTTACACGCAGCCCCGTCTTGGCGAA GAATCCATTAGAGGACACACtctgattaaaaattaa